The following are from one region of the Rhizobium sullae genome:
- a CDS encoding putative bifunctional diguanylate cyclase/phosphodiesterase, giving the protein MKSVDIPFLPVSQNELQAMAYTDPLTGLGNRHRMRDRVTQISTERASDPAPFTVGIANLDSFKPINDLFGSAAGDEILCQVAHRLKACIPDGALVTRHDGDEFAFVLPLIFERASAEKFGQMIREVLSAPYDLGDRNVRLSSSFGFAIYPFAGAEFDELLKSAETALYRSKRRGRSQITVYSSEIAQEMKRATQLEQALRNAIISDAIDVHFQPIVSLSNSQVVGFEALARWNDPDLGFVSPGVFVPLAEERGFIDALSETLLRKAAEAALSWPRELFLSFNLSSAQLMDPGTSSNVLSILGRVGFDPHRLELEITETAVMSSADTAHRILSDLRQAGVRISLDDFGTGQSSLGRLRDFIFDKVKIDRAFVSRINSDRASEHIIKAILTMCEGLDLEVVAEGIEDYSEAVKLRSLGCGMGQGYHFGKPADSIATLRFLHENYYDATAIDRVPA; this is encoded by the coding sequence ATGAAGTCGGTGGACATACCCTTCTTGCCTGTGAGCCAGAACGAGCTACAGGCCATGGCTTACACCGATCCGCTGACCGGGCTCGGCAACCGACACCGCATGCGCGACAGGGTCACCCAGATTTCCACCGAACGCGCGAGCGATCCGGCGCCGTTCACCGTCGGCATCGCCAACCTCGATTCTTTCAAGCCGATCAATGACCTCTTCGGTTCTGCAGCCGGCGACGAAATTCTCTGCCAGGTGGCTCATCGCCTCAAGGCATGTATTCCGGACGGTGCACTGGTCACCCGCCACGACGGTGACGAATTCGCTTTTGTGCTGCCGCTGATCTTCGAGCGCGCGAGTGCTGAAAAGTTCGGCCAAATGATCCGCGAGGTCTTGTCTGCGCCCTATGATCTCGGCGACCGCAATGTCCGGCTTTCCTCCTCCTTCGGCTTTGCGATCTACCCTTTTGCCGGCGCAGAATTCGATGAGCTTCTGAAAAGCGCTGAAACCGCTCTCTATCGTTCCAAACGCCGCGGCCGCAGCCAGATTACCGTCTATTCGAGCGAGATCGCGCAGGAGATGAAGCGCGCGACGCAACTCGAGCAGGCGCTCCGAAATGCCATCATCTCGGACGCCATCGATGTGCATTTCCAGCCGATCGTCTCCCTGTCGAATAGTCAGGTCGTCGGTTTTGAGGCCTTGGCACGCTGGAACGATCCTGATCTCGGTTTCGTTTCGCCGGGCGTCTTCGTGCCGCTTGCCGAAGAACGCGGCTTTATCGACGCGCTGTCGGAAACCTTGCTTCGGAAGGCGGCGGAGGCAGCACTCTCCTGGCCCCGCGAACTGTTCCTGTCCTTCAACTTGTCCTCCGCGCAGCTCATGGATCCCGGCACGAGCAGTAACGTGCTCTCCATCCTCGGCCGCGTCGGATTCGATCCGCACCGGCTGGAGCTGGAAATCACCGAAACGGCCGTCATGAGCTCTGCCGACACCGCCCACCGCATCCTTTCCGATCTGCGGCAGGCGGGCGTGCGCATCTCGCTCGACGATTTCGGCACCGGTCAATCGAGCCTCGGGCGCCTGCGCGACTTCATCTTCGACAAGGTGAAGATCGACCGCGCCTTCGTCTCGCGCATCAATTCCGATCGCGCCTCCGAGCATATCATCAAGGCGATCCTGACGATGTGCGAGGGGCTCGATCTCGAAGTGGTTGCCGAGGGCATCGAAGATTATTCGGAGGCCGTGAAGCTGCGGTCGCTCGGTTGCGGCATGGGGCAGGGCTACCATTTCGGCAAGCCTGCAGACAGTATCGCGACGTTGCGCTTCCTCCACGAGAACTATTACGATGCGACCGCGATCGATCGCGTGCCGGCCTGA
- a CDS encoding PRC-barrel domain-containing protein, producing MTRKLLTTVAAGALFATAFAPAAFSQTAPQPATPDATQTAPADPAAPKMPNATAPAGNEAQAPAPAPTTDTAQAGAGGYLTEQGPDQISANSYIGQSVYSGQNESIGSVNDLIMKKDGGLVAAVIGVGGFIGLGEKNVAVPMDKITVAQNTQDGSLKLTTSETVDSLKAAPEFKTLQALAAERAPAPSGTMPSDPTATGSTNK from the coding sequence ATGACACGCAAACTTCTGACGACCGTTGCCGCTGGCGCCTTGTTTGCCACGGCTTTCGCGCCGGCGGCGTTCTCGCAGACCGCACCGCAGCCGGCCACCCCCGATGCAACCCAGACGGCTCCGGCCGACCCGGCAGCACCAAAGATGCCGAATGCAACCGCTCCGGCTGGTAACGAGGCCCAGGCTCCGGCCCCGGCCCCAACGACAGATACGGCGCAGGCAGGTGCTGGCGGATACCTGACAGAACAGGGTCCGGACCAGATCAGCGCCAATTCCTATATTGGCCAGTCTGTCTATAGCGGCCAGAACGAAAGCATCGGTAGCGTCAACGACCTGATCATGAAGAAAGATGGCGGCTTGGTTGCTGCTGTGATTGGTGTTGGCGGCTTCATTGGTCTCGGCGAAAAGAACGTCGCAGTGCCGATGGACAAGATCACCGTTGCCCAGAACACTCAGGACGGCAGCCTTAAGCTGACGACCTCCGAAACGGTAGACTCTCTGAAGGCCGCTCCCGAATTCAAGACCCTGCAGGCCCTGGCTGCTGAAAGGGCTCCGGCGCCTTCGGGCACGATGCCGTCAGACCCGACCGCTACGGGTTCGACCAATAAGTAA
- a CDS encoding SMP-30/gluconolactonase/LRE family protein, producing MTEIYEFEGKTLCNTSSVLGEGPTYDPDTDTVWWFNILGKELHELNLGTEEKKMHPLPMMASVLARIDDKRQLLATEEGLFVRDIGNGNLTFYAALENDNPENRSNDGRTHPSGALWISTMSKRAESQAGAIYHVAGGKVTKIFSGISIPNSICFSPDGTIGYYTDTRISRLMRVMVDPQTGLPAGEPIVMVDSMDDPGGLDGSVCDADGYIWNARWGAGVVDRYSPDGLRIARYKVPAAQPSCPAFIGVNADRLAVTTAWEGLDDTARSSQPQAGALLELGVTVKGVFDPVYVL from the coding sequence ATGACTGAGATTTACGAGTTCGAGGGCAAAACGCTTTGCAATACCAGTTCGGTACTTGGCGAAGGCCCGACCTACGATCCGGACACCGACACCGTCTGGTGGTTCAACATCCTCGGCAAGGAACTGCACGAATTGAACCTCGGCACTGAAGAAAAGAAGATGCATCCGCTTCCGATGATGGCGAGCGTGCTTGCGCGCATCGACGACAAGCGCCAGTTGCTCGCAACCGAAGAAGGGCTTTTCGTCCGCGATATTGGCAACGGCAATCTGACCTTCTATGCCGCGCTTGAAAACGACAACCCGGAAAACCGCTCGAATGACGGCCGAACGCACCCATCCGGCGCACTCTGGATCAGTACGATGAGCAAGCGGGCGGAGAGCCAGGCAGGCGCGATCTATCACGTTGCAGGCGGCAAGGTGACGAAGATCTTCAGCGGCATCAGCATTCCTAATTCAATCTGCTTCTCGCCCGACGGCACAATCGGCTATTACACGGATACGCGCATCAGCCGCCTCATGCGCGTGATGGTCGATCCGCAGACAGGGCTTCCGGCGGGCGAGCCGATCGTGATGGTCGACAGCATGGATGATCCCGGCGGCCTCGATGGTTCCGTCTGCGACGCGGACGGCTATATCTGGAATGCACGCTGGGGTGCAGGCGTCGTCGACCGGTACAGCCCGGACGGCCTGCGTATCGCCCGCTACAAGGTTCCTGCCGCACAGCCCTCCTGTCCGGCCTTCATCGGCGTCAATGCGGACCGGCTGGCAGTGACGACCGCCTGGGAAGGGCTCGACGACACCGCGCGCTCATCGCAGCCGCAGGCCGGTGCGCTGCTGGAGCTTGGCGTGACGGTTAAGGGCGTTTTCGACCCGGTCTACGTGCTCTGA
- a CDS encoding 2-dehydro-3-deoxy-6-phosphogalactonate aldolase — translation MNRIPFPSMKRPLIAILRGIKPEETESVVSALIDNGLTAIEIPLNSPEAFKSIEIAAKMAPPGCLIGAGTVLTVDAVDSLHNAGGKLLVTPNVEPDVIIRARSYEMVSMPGVFTPTEALAAARAGATGLKFFPASVLGPSGITAIRAILPPDLVIAAVGGVSDKNFADYTKAGILAFGLGTSIYMPGMTAAEVAERAKATIYAYDAAVGA, via the coding sequence ATCAACCGCATCCCTTTCCCTTCCATGAAGCGTCCGCTCATCGCCATTCTGCGCGGCATCAAGCCGGAGGAAACCGAAAGCGTCGTCAGCGCGCTGATCGACAACGGCCTCACTGCGATCGAAATCCCGCTGAATTCGCCCGAGGCCTTCAAGTCGATCGAAATTGCCGCGAAAATGGCACCGCCGGGATGCCTGATCGGCGCGGGCACCGTGCTGACGGTCGATGCCGTCGACAGCCTTCACAACGCCGGCGGCAAATTGCTCGTCACGCCGAATGTCGAGCCTGACGTCATCATCCGCGCGCGCAGCTACGAGATGGTCTCGATGCCGGGCGTCTTCACGCCGACCGAGGCCCTCGCCGCCGCCCGCGCAGGCGCTACGGGCCTGAAGTTCTTCCCCGCCAGCGTGCTTGGACCTTCGGGCATAACGGCCATTCGCGCCATTCTGCCGCCCGATCTCGTGATTGCGGCGGTCGGCGGAGTCTCCGACAAGAATTTCGCGGACTACACGAAAGCGGGCATTCTGGCCTTCGGCCTCGGCACCAGCATTTACATGCCCGGAATGACGGCCGCGGAGGTTGCCGAGCGCGCCAAGGCTACCATTTACGCCTATGACGCAGCCGTAGGAGCGTAG
- a CDS encoding 2-dehydro-3-deoxygalactonokinase — MANPAYVAVDWGTSSFRLWLIGKDGSVLGERRSGDGMTTAAKSGFADVLASHLAALSVPENVPVIACGMVGAKQGWIEAGYIDVPASISSILAGAVSVPGQSRDVRILPGLAQRDKASPDVMRGEETQLLGALGPDSKGLQAVCMPGTHSKWVHVQDGEVIGFSTFMTGELFDAISKHTILSHAVAGADEAQAGNSAFKAAVSAAFRQPAIASNLLFTARSGQLLHGLTAAGAQARISGTLIGLEIAGALSDAPNDTPVTLVASGHLQGLYETAFKFLSVKYTAIDADTAVRRGLSAAAEAIWPN; from the coding sequence ATGGCAAATCCCGCTTATGTCGCGGTGGATTGGGGTACGAGCAGTTTCAGGCTCTGGCTGATCGGTAAGGACGGCAGCGTTCTTGGCGAGCGCCGCAGCGGCGACGGCATGACAACGGCGGCCAAGTCCGGCTTTGCCGATGTGCTGGCGTCGCATCTCGCCGCACTCTCGGTGCCCGAAAACGTGCCCGTCATCGCCTGCGGCATGGTCGGCGCCAAGCAGGGCTGGATCGAGGCGGGCTATATCGACGTGCCCGCCTCGATTTCTTCGATCCTCGCCGGCGCCGTTTCCGTTCCGGGCCAAAGCCGGGATGTCCGTATCCTCCCCGGCCTTGCCCAGCGCGACAAGGCATCGCCCGACGTCATGCGCGGAGAGGAAACGCAATTGCTCGGCGCACTTGGCCCCGACAGCAAGGGATTGCAGGCCGTCTGCATGCCAGGCACGCACTCGAAATGGGTTCATGTCCAGGATGGCGAAGTGATCGGGTTTTCGACCTTCATGACCGGCGAACTCTTCGACGCGATCAGCAAGCATACGATCCTGTCGCATGCCGTTGCGGGCGCCGACGAGGCTCAGGCGGGCAATTCCGCCTTCAAGGCAGCGGTTTCGGCCGCTTTTAGGCAGCCTGCCATTGCGTCCAACCTTCTCTTTACCGCACGCTCGGGCCAGCTTCTTCACGGACTGACAGCGGCCGGTGCGCAGGCAAGGATTTCCGGCACACTGATCGGTCTCGAAATCGCCGGCGCGCTTTCCGATGCTCCGAACGACACGCCTGTCACGCTCGTCGCTTCGGGCCACCTCCAGGGCCTTTATGAAACGGCCTTCAAGTTCCTATCTGTAAAATACACCGCCATCGATGCCGACACGGCCGTGCGCCGCGGGCTTTCGGCCGCTGCCGAAGCCATCTGGCCGAATTGA
- a CDS encoding SDR family NAD(P)-dependent oxidoreductase produces MSGVVAQFPEFTDRSVLVTGGGAGIGAAIVEGFARQGAKVSFIDIAETESRELAMRLSRDCEHPVHFFKADLRDIGAIRQTVDAVVAQSGPITVLVNNAAWDDRHDFDAVTEEYWDNNQATNLRHVFFTAQAVAPSMRAAGGGAIINMSSIAFLLNMPDFPAYSTAKAGVIGLTKSLAGKLGPDNIRVNCILPGMIVTERQMKLWLTEEGIAQTIKRQCLKKVLHADAIVGPCLFLASDCATAVTAQSLIVDGGIF; encoded by the coding sequence GTGAGCGGTGTAGTCGCGCAGTTTCCGGAATTCACGGATCGTAGCGTGCTCGTAACGGGCGGCGGCGCCGGCATCGGTGCGGCGATCGTCGAGGGCTTCGCCCGGCAGGGTGCGAAGGTTTCCTTCATCGACATCGCCGAAACGGAAAGCCGGGAACTCGCGATGCGGCTCTCCCGCGATTGCGAGCATCCTGTGCATTTCTTCAAGGCCGACCTTCGCGATATCGGCGCGATCCGGCAGACCGTTGATGCCGTGGTCGCACAATCGGGACCGATCACTGTGCTCGTCAACAATGCGGCCTGGGACGACCGGCATGATTTCGACGCAGTCACCGAAGAATACTGGGACAACAACCAAGCGACGAACCTCCGCCATGTCTTCTTCACCGCCCAAGCTGTCGCGCCTTCCATGCGGGCGGCAGGCGGCGGCGCGATCATCAACATGTCATCGATCGCATTTCTCCTGAACATGCCGGATTTTCCGGCCTATTCCACTGCCAAGGCCGGCGTGATCGGTCTCACCAAGAGCCTGGCGGGCAAACTTGGTCCGGACAATATCCGCGTCAACTGCATCCTGCCAGGCATGATCGTGACCGAACGGCAGATGAAGCTCTGGCTGACCGAAGAGGGCATTGCGCAGACCATCAAGCGGCAATGCCTCAAGAAGGTCCTGCATGCCGATGCGATCGTCGGTCCGTGTCTGTTTCTTGCATCCGACTGCGCGACCGCGGTGACGGCGCAGTCCTTGATTGTCGATGGAGGCATTTTCTGA
- a CDS encoding IclR family transcriptional regulator, giving the protein MALRKDISRENETGTLGKAIALLDLVTHAERPLRFTDILALAGQPRGTLHRQLGHLVEEGLLEFDADGRYAPGLRLLDLASRSWAKNEFRLITEPHLRHLQQMSGETVHLGVLRGASIIYLDKIEGQQSVRMYSQIGNASPVYCTGVGKAALSVLPDDALEALVRRLSFDSFTPQTLVSAEALLAEVTIIRKTGFAFDREEHEPGIRCIAAPIGMEDGSFTGGVSITGPAYRLTIERLEEWAIPIKQAAACIADAMRVRLGPRR; this is encoded by the coding sequence ATGGCTCTACGAAAAGATATATCGAGAGAAAATGAAACGGGGACCTTGGGCAAGGCGATAGCGCTACTCGACCTCGTGACGCATGCCGAACGTCCCCTGCGCTTTACCGATATTCTTGCTCTCGCCGGCCAGCCGCGCGGCACGTTGCACCGCCAACTCGGCCATCTCGTCGAAGAAGGGCTCCTGGAATTCGACGCCGACGGACGCTATGCGCCGGGCTTGCGGCTTCTCGATCTCGCATCGCGAAGCTGGGCGAAGAACGAATTCCGGCTGATTACCGAACCGCATCTCAGGCATCTGCAGCAGATGAGCGGCGAGACCGTCCATCTTGGCGTTCTGCGCGGAGCCTCTATCATCTACCTCGACAAGATCGAAGGTCAGCAGTCTGTCCGCATGTATTCGCAGATCGGCAACGCCTCGCCCGTCTATTGCACCGGCGTCGGCAAGGCTGCTCTTTCGGTTTTGCCGGACGATGCGCTGGAAGCGCTGGTGCGACGGCTCTCCTTCGATAGCTTCACGCCGCAGACCCTAGTTTCGGCCGAGGCATTGCTGGCCGAAGTGACGATAATCCGCAAAACCGGCTTCGCCTTCGACCGCGAGGAGCACGAGCCAGGTATCCGCTGCATCGCGGCGCCAATCGGGATGGAGGATGGAAGCTTTACCGGCGGCGTTTCGATCACCGGTCCGGCCTACAGGCTGACGATCGAGCGTCTCGAGGAATGGGCGATCCCCATAAAGCAGGCTGCGGCATGCATCGCGGATGCGATGCGCGTCCGTCTCGGCCCGCGCCGATAG
- a CDS encoding helix-turn-helix transcriptional regulator encodes MTALSRASFDADGYIQEIAGLKTQFDIFRFMKRVTEACRSRAFMVLNLPPVTSFELQSATVITSWPAELLSLYDQENLLANSPVIRRLRTSSVPFFVDVTKGHRRDDGKTSTAVTLFERFKMMRCAFFPTHEPSGMRGAVSFAGDREPFAPEEMRDLFYISIHVFDRLAEIRSLDTRMTDALTDREIDCLNWTAAGKTSAEIADILNLSEHTVNHYLNRATKKLDTVNRTQAVAKALRIGIIK; translated from the coding sequence ATGACAGCACTGTCACGGGCATCTTTCGATGCAGATGGATATATTCAGGAAATTGCGGGTCTGAAGACCCAGTTCGACATCTTCCGCTTCATGAAGCGCGTGACGGAAGCTTGCCGGAGCAGGGCGTTCATGGTCCTCAACTTGCCACCGGTCACGTCATTCGAACTCCAAAGTGCGACGGTGATCACCAGTTGGCCGGCCGAGCTCCTGTCGCTTTACGATCAGGAAAACCTGCTGGCGAACAGCCCTGTCATACGCCGTCTGCGCACGTCGTCGGTTCCCTTTTTCGTCGACGTCACCAAGGGCCATCGGCGGGACGACGGCAAGACTTCAACGGCCGTGACGCTTTTCGAGCGCTTCAAGATGATGCGTTGCGCGTTTTTCCCGACACACGAGCCATCAGGCATGCGGGGTGCGGTCTCGTTCGCGGGCGATCGCGAACCCTTCGCGCCCGAGGAGATGCGGGACCTTTTCTATATCTCTATCCATGTCTTCGACAGGCTCGCCGAAATCCGCAGCCTCGATACACGCATGACGGATGCGCTGACGGATCGCGAAATCGATTGCCTGAACTGGACGGCGGCAGGAAAGACCAGTGCCGAAATCGCCGATATCCTCAATCTCTCGGAGCATACCGTCAATCACTACCTGAATCGCGCAACGAAGAAGCTCGACACGGTCAACCGGACGCAGGCCGTCGCCAAGGCGCTGCGCATCGGCATCATCAAGTGA
- a CDS encoding small ribosomal subunit Rsm22 family protein, with translation MELPRILREQVEEMLEGQPLDGLKRAAARLSSRYRQELRDGSFHISDGLAAKAYLAARLPATYAAIRAAYEMISEVRPDFAPEHFVDVGAGPGSALWAAAGCWPEIKSAVMVEASDAIRDVGRKLSERLDLQTDWLDGNLIKALPKIAPADLVTIAYVLDEIEPHQIAASIDKLWALTLDTLVIIEPGTPAGWDRILTARDLLLSKGAHLVAPCPHATDCPLTRPDWCHFSRRVARSKMHRLVKDADVPWEDEKYIFIAASRLADEAPQARIIAPPQGPGGVIRLKLCQSDGTAGERTFSKRDGATFKWARRANWGDALESDRE, from the coding sequence ATGGAATTGCCAAGAATATTGCGCGAACAGGTAGAGGAGATGCTGGAGGGCCAGCCGCTCGACGGGCTGAAGCGCGCCGCAGCACGCCTTTCCAGCCGTTATCGCCAGGAACTGCGCGACGGCAGCTTCCACATCAGCGACGGTCTTGCAGCCAAGGCTTATCTCGCCGCACGGCTGCCCGCCACATATGCCGCGATCCGCGCCGCCTATGAAATGATTTCGGAAGTCCGGCCCGATTTCGCGCCTGAGCATTTCGTGGATGTCGGGGCTGGTCCAGGCTCGGCACTCTGGGCCGCCGCTGGCTGCTGGCCGGAGATCAAAAGCGCCGTGATGGTGGAGGCAAGCGACGCAATCCGCGACGTCGGAAGAAAACTCTCGGAGAGGCTCGACCTCCAGACAGATTGGCTGGATGGCAATCTTATCAAGGCGTTGCCGAAAATCGCGCCCGCCGATCTTGTCACCATCGCCTATGTGCTCGATGAGATAGAGCCGCATCAGATCGCCGCGTCGATCGACAAGCTCTGGGCGCTGACGCTAGACACGCTCGTCATCATCGAACCCGGAACACCGGCCGGCTGGGACCGTATTCTCACGGCGCGTGATCTGCTGCTCTCAAAAGGGGCGCACCTGGTAGCACCCTGCCCGCATGCAACGGACTGTCCTCTCACGCGGCCGGATTGGTGTCATTTTTCACGCCGCGTCGCCCGTTCGAAAATGCACCGGCTGGTCAAGGATGCGGACGTGCCGTGGGAGGACGAAAAATATATCTTCATCGCCGCAAGCCGTTTGGCAGACGAGGCTCCCCAGGCCCGCATCATCGCGCCGCCTCAGGGCCCGGGCGGGGTGATCAGACTGAAGCTCTGTCAAAGCGACGGAACGGCCGGCGAGCGCACCTTCTCCAAACGCGATGGCGCCACCTTCAAATGGGCGCGACGGGCGAATTGGGGCGACGCGCTGGAAAGCGACCGAGAATAG
- the apbC gene encoding iron-sulfur cluster carrier protein ApbC, giving the protein MTDVTKEQVLETLKTVRGPDLEHNIVELGMISDVFISDGKVYFSITVPAERAKELEPLRLAAERVIKELPGVKGALVALTADKKAAPASAPAARPAAAHASHGHEGHAHAPQQQPPRAGKIGVPGINAIIAVASGKGGVGKSTTAVNLALGLQANGLRVGILDADIYGPSMPRLLKISGRPTQIDGRIINPMENYGLKVMSMGFLVDEETAMIWRGPMVQSAIMQMLREVAWGELDVLVVDMPPGTGDAQLTMAQQVPLAGAVIVSTPQDLALVDARKGLNMFRKVEVPVLGIIENMSYFIAPDTGTRYDIFGHGGARKEAERIGVPFLGEVPLTINIRETSDAGTPLVASEPNGIVAGIYRNIALKVWEQLGGQPQRQAPTIVFE; this is encoded by the coding sequence ATGACGGACGTCACCAAGGAACAGGTTCTCGAAACGCTGAAGACCGTGCGTGGTCCCGATCTCGAACATAATATCGTCGAGCTCGGCATGATATCGGACGTCTTCATTTCGGACGGCAAGGTCTATTTCTCGATCACCGTTCCGGCCGAGCGCGCCAAAGAGCTCGAGCCGCTGCGTCTGGCCGCCGAGCGCGTCATCAAGGAACTGCCGGGCGTGAAGGGTGCGCTCGTGGCACTGACCGCCGACAAGAAGGCGGCCCCCGCATCCGCACCCGCCGCGCGTCCCGCAGCAGCTCATGCCAGCCACGGCCATGAGGGCCATGCACATGCCCCGCAGCAACAGCCGCCGCGCGCCGGCAAGATCGGCGTGCCCGGCATCAATGCGATCATAGCGGTTGCCTCCGGCAAGGGCGGCGTCGGCAAGTCGACGACAGCCGTCAATCTCGCGCTCGGCCTGCAAGCGAACGGGCTTCGCGTCGGCATTCTCGACGCCGATATCTACGGCCCCTCTATGCCGCGTCTTCTGAAGATTTCCGGCCGCCCGACGCAGATCGACGGCCGCATCATCAATCCGATGGAAAATTACGGCCTCAAGGTCATGTCGATGGGTTTCCTCGTCGATGAGGAGACGGCGATGATCTGGCGCGGCCCGATGGTGCAGTCGGCAATCATGCAGATGCTGCGTGAAGTCGCCTGGGGCGAACTGGACGTACTGGTCGTCGATATGCCGCCCGGCACCGGCGATGCGCAGCTGACGATGGCCCAGCAGGTGCCGCTTGCGGGCGCTGTCATCGTCTCCACGCCGCAGGATCTGGCGCTTGTCGATGCCCGCAAGGGGCTTAATATGTTCCGCAAAGTGGAAGTCCCGGTTCTCGGCATCATCGAGAACATGAGCTATTTCATCGCGCCGGATACCGGTACGCGTTACGACATTTTCGGCCATGGCGGTGCGCGCAAGGAAGCCGAGCGCATTGGCGTGCCCTTCCTTGGCGAGGTTCCGCTGACGATCAACATCCGCGAAACCTCGGATGCAGGCACGCCGCTCGTCGCCTCCGAGCCGAACGGCATTGTGGCGGGCATTTATCGCAATATCGCTTTGAAGGTCTGGGAACAGCTCGGCGGTCAGCCGCAGCGCCAGGCGCCAACGATCGTTTTCGAGTAG
- a CDS encoding magnesium transporter CorA family protein, with translation MITAYCSNCKSVEIRDLSHGAEFPDDVVWIDLLEPTREEELHVEKIVGIEVPTRDDLKDIEPSARLYTENGATFMTASLVWKAETEAPTLTDVAFILIGNRLITIRYAHPKSFALFIAALHRVPEEWRSGAALLAKLLETITDRTAEILEVSVARIDILSMHVFGDRAKKVRKPSNYLEVKLRDIAGHQRLVSKVRDSLASLARLMTFFYTIPAVQKDQATKELSRTVSRDIQSLTEHASYVAGNITFLLDASLGLINIEQNSIIKIFSIASVVFLPPTLVASIYGMNFEFMPELQWAAGYPSSLGLMVLSAVIPFLFFRWKGWL, from the coding sequence GTGATCACTGCTTATTGTTCAAATTGCAAGTCGGTCGAAATCCGCGATCTGTCGCACGGCGCGGAGTTTCCGGACGATGTGGTGTGGATCGATCTGCTAGAACCGACCCGGGAGGAGGAGCTCCACGTCGAAAAGATCGTCGGTATCGAGGTTCCGACCCGCGACGACCTGAAGGATATCGAACCGTCGGCACGCCTCTACACTGAAAATGGTGCTACGTTCATGACGGCTTCGCTGGTCTGGAAGGCCGAGACCGAGGCGCCGACGCTGACGGATGTCGCTTTTATCCTTATCGGAAATCGGCTGATCACTATTCGTTACGCCCATCCGAAATCCTTTGCGCTGTTTATTGCAGCCCTTCATCGGGTGCCGGAGGAGTGGCGAAGCGGCGCTGCCCTGCTTGCCAAGCTGCTTGAGACGATCACAGACCGGACCGCGGAAATCCTCGAGGTCTCGGTTGCCCGCATCGACATCCTTTCGATGCACGTCTTCGGCGACCGCGCCAAGAAGGTTCGCAAACCCTCGAACTATCTCGAGGTAAAGCTCCGCGACATCGCCGGCCACCAGCGCCTTGTCAGCAAGGTGCGAGACAGCCTCGCCTCGCTCGCGCGCCTCATGACCTTCTTCTACACGATCCCCGCGGTTCAGAAGGATCAGGCGACGAAGGAACTATCGCGCACTGTCTCGCGCGATATCCAGTCGCTGACGGAGCACGCCTCTTACGTTGCCGGAAACATCACCTTCCTGCTCGACGCCTCGCTCGGCCTCATCAATATCGAGCAGAACTCGATCATCAAGATCTTCTCGATCGCATCCGTCGTGTTCTTGCCGCCCACACTTGTCGCATCGATTTATGGTATGAATTTCGAATTCATGCCGGAACTGCAATGGGCCGCAGGTTACCCCTCTTCGCTGGGCCTGATGGTGCTATCCGCGGTCATTCCGTTCCTCTTTTTCCGATGGAAAGGCTGGCTCTAA